From a single Mycolicibacterium mengxianglii genomic region:
- a CDS encoding MMPL family transporter codes for MFAWWGRMVYRFRYLVIGVMVALCVGGGIYGFSLGQHVTQSGFYDEGSQSVHASLLADEAYGRDTSGHIVALYTAPEGKTVEDPAFQKEIVSSLDQLEKDHPDEVLRSIGYFKSPELLANMSDADKQHAFMSIQLKGDNDDTILNNYKTIEPDLLKVRDEGIDVQYAGLQPLAGELTGTIGEDQKRAEIAAIPLVAVVLFFVFGGVIAAALPAIIGGLSILGALGIMRLAAEFIPVHFFAQPVVTLIGLGIAIDYGLFIVSRFREEIAEGYDTEAAVRRTMMTSGRTVVFSAVIIVASSVPLLLFPQGFLKSITYAIIASVMLAAILSITVLSAALAILGPNVDALGVRTLLRVPFLRNWKPMNWWLNWLADRLQKTKTRDEVEKGFWGKLVNRVMKRPAAFAIPIVLVMIVLITPLGGLALGGISEKYLPPDNSVRQAQEAFDRTFPGFRTEPLTMVIESTDGEPVTDDQVAAVRNKAMEVPGFIDPDNDPEKMWQERPYLDGATKDPSVRVIQNGLENRNDAAKKLEELRALSPTPGVTISVGGTPALEQDSIQSLFDKLPVMVLVLIVTTTVLMFLAFGSVVLPIKAALMSALTLGSTMGILTWMFVDGHGSGVLNYTPQPLMAPMIGLIIAVIWGLSTDYEVFLVSRMVEARERGMSTAEAIRIGTATTGRLITGAALILAVVAGAFVFSDLVMMKYLAFGLLIALLLDATIIRMFLVPAIMKMLGDDCWWAPRWMKRIQVKIGLGETHLPDERKRPSVTADDRELVGASQSLSAAPVPERPRPPHDPTHPAPAGGVRPRPTPPGPQVQPAPGAEATTRIPTAAVGPVPGESDAPTTRFSSAKNAVRNAVSSAVSTPTARPSRPPQPAGEREIESWLGELRGKPGSGAMQPPVQPPSAEPTRTMGSGPSDATTAIPTQRPDGPNGSGSAPVDEPDETATRAIPVAKPAKDSDAATEKLNARGDADDKSRQRRGGGVSAQDLLRREGRKP; via the coding sequence GTGTTCGCCTGGTGGGGTCGGATGGTGTATCGCTTCCGATATCTGGTTATCGGAGTGATGGTCGCACTATGCGTCGGCGGCGGCATCTACGGGTTCAGCCTGGGACAGCACGTCACGCAGAGTGGTTTCTACGACGAAGGCAGTCAGTCTGTCCACGCGTCGCTGCTGGCGGACGAGGCATACGGCCGCGACACGTCGGGCCACATCGTGGCGCTGTACACCGCGCCCGAGGGCAAGACGGTCGAGGACCCGGCGTTCCAGAAGGAAATCGTCAGCAGCCTCGATCAGCTCGAGAAGGACCACCCCGATGAGGTGCTGCGGTCCATCGGCTACTTCAAGAGCCCGGAACTGCTGGCCAACATGTCCGATGCGGACAAGCAGCACGCGTTCATGTCGATCCAGCTCAAGGGCGACAACGATGACACCATCCTGAACAACTACAAGACGATCGAACCCGACCTGCTGAAGGTCCGCGACGAGGGGATCGACGTCCAGTACGCCGGCCTGCAGCCGCTGGCCGGGGAGCTCACCGGCACCATCGGTGAAGACCAGAAGCGCGCCGAGATCGCCGCCATCCCACTGGTCGCCGTCGTGCTGTTCTTCGTGTTCGGCGGCGTCATCGCCGCGGCCCTGCCCGCCATCATCGGCGGCCTGTCCATCCTCGGCGCGCTGGGCATCATGCGACTCGCCGCCGAGTTCATCCCGGTGCACTTCTTCGCCCAGCCGGTGGTCACGCTGATCGGGCTGGGTATCGCGATCGACTACGGCCTGTTCATCGTGAGCCGGTTCCGAGAAGAGATCGCCGAGGGTTACGACACCGAGGCGGCCGTCCGACGAACGATGATGACCTCAGGCCGGACCGTGGTGTTCTCGGCCGTCATCATCGTCGCCTCCTCGGTACCGCTGCTGCTGTTCCCGCAGGGCTTCCTGAAGTCCATCACCTACGCGATCATCGCCTCGGTGATGCTGGCCGCCATCTTGTCGATCACCGTGCTGTCGGCGGCATTGGCCATCCTCGGTCCGAACGTCGACGCCCTCGGCGTCCGCACCCTGCTGCGCGTGCCCTTCCTGCGTAACTGGAAGCCGATGAACTGGTGGCTGAACTGGCTGGCCGACCGGCTGCAGAAGACCAAGACCCGCGACGAGGTCGAGAAGGGCTTCTGGGGCAAGCTGGTCAACCGCGTGATGAAGCGGCCCGCCGCATTCGCCATCCCCATCGTCCTGGTGATGATCGTCCTGATCACTCCCCTCGGAGGGCTCGCCCTCGGCGGTATCAGCGAGAAATATCTGCCGCCGGACAACTCGGTGCGCCAGGCGCAGGAGGCGTTCGACCGCACCTTCCCCGGTTTCCGGACCGAGCCGCTGACCATGGTGATCGAGAGCACCGACGGTGAACCGGTCACCGACGACCAGGTCGCCGCGGTGCGCAACAAGGCCATGGAGGTCCCCGGCTTCATCGATCCAGACAACGATCCGGAGAAGATGTGGCAGGAACGCCCCTACCTGGACGGCGCGACCAAGGACCCGTCCGTCCGAGTGATCCAGAACGGTCTGGAGAACCGCAACGACGCCGCCAAGAAGCTCGAGGAGCTGCGCGCGCTGTCCCCGACACCCGGTGTCACCATCTCGGTGGGCGGTACCCCCGCGCTGGAACAGGACAGCATCCAGAGCCTCTTCGACAAACTGCCCGTGATGGTGCTGGTGCTGATCGTCACCACCACGGTGCTGATGTTCCTGGCCTTCGGGTCGGTGGTGTTGCCCATCAAGGCCGCACTGATGAGCGCGCTGACCCTTGGCTCGACCATGGGCATCCTGACGTGGATGTTCGTCGACGGCCACGGATCCGGCGTGCTGAACTACACCCCACAACCACTGATGGCGCCGATGATCGGCCTGATCATCGCCGTGATCTGGGGGCTGTCCACCGACTACGAGGTGTTCCTGGTCTCCCGCATGGTGGAGGCCCGGGAACGCGGTATGTCGACAGCCGAAGCCATCCGGATCGGTACCGCGACCACTGGGCGCCTCATCACCGGCGCTGCCTTGATCCTGGCAGTCGTCGCCGGGGCGTTCGTCTTCTCCGACCTGGTGATGATGAAGTACCTGGCGTTCGGCCTGCTGATCGCACTTCTGTTGGACGCCACCATCATTCGTATGTTCCTGGTGCCCGCGATCATGAAGATGCTGGGCGACGATTGCTGGTGGGCGCCACGCTGGATGAAACGCATCCAGGTCAAGATCGGCCTCGGCGAGACCCACCTTCCCGACGAACGCAAACGTCCCAGCGTCACCGCCGACGATCGAGAACTCGTCGGAGCCTCACAGTCGTTGAGCGCGGCACCGGTGCCGGAGCGGCCACGACCGCCCCACGACCCGACCCATCCCGCGCCTGCGGGCGGGGTGCGGCCGCGGCCCACTCCCCCGGGTCCGCAGGTCCAGCCGGCACCCGGCGCCGAAGCGACCACCCGCATTCCGACCGCAGCGGTGGGGCCGGTGCCCGGTGAGAGCGACGCCCCGACCACCCGGTTCTCGTCCGCCAAGAACGCCGTGCGCAATGCGGTCAGCAGCGCGGTGAGCACCCCCACCGCGAGGCCGTCGCGGCCGCCGCAGCCCGCCGGCGAGCGGGAGATCGAATCATGGCTCGGTGAGTTGCGCGGTAAGCCGGGTTCCGGTGCCATGCAGCCGCCGGTGCAGCCGCCGTCCGCTGAACCCACTCGCACCATGGGGTCCGGTCCCAGCGACGCCACCACCGCGATCCCCACACAACGCCCGGACGGGCCTAACGGCAGCGGCTCGGCCCCGGTCGACGAACCCGACGAGACCGCCACCCGGGCCATCCCGGTGGCCAAGCCCGCCAAGGATTCCGACGCCGCCACCGAGAAGCTCAATGCCCGCGGCGACGCCGACGACAAGTCACGGCAGCGGCGGGGCGGCGGTGTCAGCGCTCAGGATCTGCTGCGCCGTGAAGGTCGCAAGCCCTAA
- a CDS encoding NYN domain-containing protein produces the protein MAAPERVLLVWDAPNLDMGLGAILGGRPTAAHRPRFDALGRWLLGRTADISAAHAGASLEPEATVFTNIAPGSADVVRPWVEALRNVGFAVFAKPKIDDDSDVDIDMLNHIALRRREGLAGLIVASADGQAFRQPLEEIARDDGTPVHVLGFREHASWALASDTLEFVDLEDIPGVFREPLPRIGLDSLPDEGAWLQPFRPLSSLLANRA, from the coding sequence GTGGCGGCCCCGGAACGGGTGCTGCTGGTGTGGGACGCACCCAATCTGGACATGGGGTTGGGCGCCATTCTGGGTGGCCGCCCGACAGCCGCACACCGGCCGCGTTTCGACGCTCTGGGCCGGTGGCTGCTGGGCCGCACCGCCGACATCTCGGCAGCCCACGCCGGAGCGTCCCTGGAGCCGGAAGCCACCGTCTTCACCAATATCGCTCCCGGCAGCGCCGACGTGGTCCGGCCCTGGGTGGAAGCCCTGCGTAACGTCGGTTTTGCGGTCTTCGCCAAACCCAAGATCGATGACGACAGCGACGTCGACATCGACATGCTCAACCACATCGCGCTGCGGCGCCGTGAGGGGCTCGCGGGACTGATCGTGGCCTCGGCCGACGGGCAGGCGTTCCGGCAGCCGTTGGAGGAGATCGCCCGCGACGACGGCACCCCCGTTCACGTGCTCGGATTTCGCGAACATGCAAGCTGGGCGCTAGCGTCGGATACCTTGGAGTTCGTCGACCTGGAGGACATTCCCGGTGTTTTCCGGGAGCCGCTTCCACGGATCGGGCTGGATTCGCTTCCAGACGAAGGTGCCTGGCTGCAGCCATTCCGGCCGCTGTCGTCGTTACTGGCGAATCGGGCCTGA
- the trmB gene encoding tRNA (guanosine(46)-N7)-methyltransferase TrmB, with product MRDHGPMCAQRGAESVAASTRPPEDSGDGSRDLTHRRVTSFRNRRSTITEPQQETWDRLWPKLGMQARVGDQPADLLDVAAWFGRRAPLILEIGCGTGTSTLAMAQAEPDTDVLAVEVYKRGLAQLLSAMDREDVTNIRLIRGDAVDVLERMLKPAMLTGVRVFFPDPWPKSRHHKRRLLQPSNVALIADRLRPGGVLHAATDHAGYAEQIAEVGDNEPRLRRVPAERIANLPISTSRPVTKYETKARHAGSAVTELIWERV from the coding sequence ATGAGAGACCATGGACCAATGTGTGCCCAACGGGGAGCCGAGTCGGTGGCTGCGTCCACCAGACCGCCCGAGGACTCGGGAGACGGATCCCGTGACCTCACTCACCGCCGGGTGACCAGTTTCCGGAACCGCCGATCCACCATCACCGAGCCGCAGCAGGAGACCTGGGACCGGCTGTGGCCGAAGCTGGGAATGCAGGCCCGCGTCGGCGATCAACCCGCTGACCTGCTGGATGTAGCGGCCTGGTTCGGCCGCCGGGCACCGCTGATCCTGGAGATCGGCTGTGGCACCGGCACCTCGACCCTGGCGATGGCCCAGGCCGAGCCGGACACCGATGTGCTGGCAGTCGAGGTGTACAAACGCGGACTCGCCCAGCTGCTGTCGGCCATGGACCGGGAGGACGTGACGAACATCCGGCTCATCCGCGGTGATGCCGTCGACGTCCTGGAACGCATGCTGAAACCGGCCATGCTGACCGGCGTCCGGGTGTTCTTCCCGGACCCGTGGCCAAAATCACGCCACCACAAACGCCGCCTGCTGCAGCCGTCCAACGTCGCGCTGATCGCGGACCGCCTACGTCCGGGCGGGGTGCTGCACGCCGCCACCGACCACGCCGGGTACGCCGAGCAGATCGCCGAAGTGGGCGACAACGAACCCCGGTTGCGCCGGGTGCCGGCCGAGCGGATCGCCAACCTGCCCATCTCCACCAGCCGGCCGGTCACCAAATACGAGACGAAGGCCCGCCATGCGGGCAGCGCGGTCACCGAACTCATCTGGGAGCGCGTGTGA
- a CDS encoding phosphoenolpyruvate carboxykinase (GTP), with the protein MTSATIPGLDTAPTKHEGLLAWVREVAELTQPDRVVFADGSAEEFERVAAHLVAAGTFQKLNDEKQPNSYLALSDPSDVARVESRTYICSQKESDAGPTNNWMDPAEMRSLMKDLYRGSMRGRTMWVVPFCMGPLGAEDPKLGVEITDSEYVVVSMRTMTRMGQAALDKIGDDGFFVKALHSLGAPLVDESGQEKEDVPWPCNDTKYITHFPETREIWSYGSGYGGNALLGKKCYSLRIASAMAHDEGWLAEHMLILKLISPENKAYYVAAAFPSACGKTNLAMLQPTVPGWRAETVGDDIAWMRFGKDGRLYAINPEFGFFGVAPGTNWSSNPNAMKTIAAGNTVFTNVAKTDDGDVWWEGLEGDPQHLIDWKGHDWEAGSPEKAAHPNSRYCTPMSQCPTLAPEWDDPQGVPISAILFGGRRKTTVPLVTQARDWQHGVFIGATLGSEQTAAAEGKVGTVRRDPMAMIPFIGYNVGDYMQHWIDIGKNSDESQLPKVFFVNWFRRGDDGRFLWPGFGENSRVMKWIIERVEQKAGGRSTPIGIVPTAEDLDLSGLDVDAVDVDAALAVIPDEWRAELPLIDEWFEFVGDRLPTGIKDEYDALKTRLAEAD; encoded by the coding sequence ATGACCTCAGCGACCATTCCAGGTCTGGACACAGCACCGACCAAACACGAGGGCCTCTTGGCATGGGTCCGAGAGGTCGCCGAACTGACACAGCCGGACCGGGTGGTGTTCGCTGACGGCTCCGCGGAGGAGTTCGAGCGCGTGGCCGCCCATCTGGTCGCGGCCGGCACTTTCCAGAAGCTCAACGACGAGAAGCAGCCGAACTCGTATCTGGCGCTGTCCGATCCGTCGGACGTCGCCCGCGTGGAATCGCGGACCTACATCTGTTCGCAGAAGGAAAGCGACGCGGGCCCCACCAACAACTGGATGGACCCCGCCGAGATGCGGTCCCTCATGAAAGACCTCTACCGCGGTTCGATGCGCGGTCGCACCATGTGGGTCGTCCCGTTCTGTATGGGGCCCCTGGGCGCCGAGGATCCGAAGCTGGGTGTCGAGATCACCGACTCCGAGTACGTCGTGGTGTCGATGCGGACCATGACCCGGATGGGTCAGGCGGCGCTGGACAAGATCGGCGACGACGGCTTCTTCGTCAAGGCCCTGCATTCGCTGGGCGCGCCGTTGGTGGATGAGTCAGGCCAGGAAAAAGAAGACGTGCCGTGGCCGTGCAACGACACCAAGTACATCACTCACTTCCCCGAGACCCGCGAGATCTGGAGCTACGGTTCGGGTTACGGCGGTAACGCGCTGCTGGGCAAGAAGTGCTACTCGCTGCGCATCGCCTCGGCGATGGCACACGACGAGGGCTGGCTCGCCGAGCACATGTTGATCCTCAAGCTGATCTCGCCGGAGAACAAGGCGTACTACGTCGCCGCGGCGTTCCCGTCGGCCTGCGGTAAGACCAACCTGGCGATGCTGCAGCCCACCGTCCCGGGTTGGCGCGCCGAGACCGTCGGCGACGATATCGCCTGGATGCGTTTCGGCAAGGACGGCCGGCTCTACGCGATCAACCCGGAGTTCGGGTTCTTCGGCGTCGCGCCCGGCACCAACTGGTCGTCGAACCCGAATGCCATGAAGACCATCGCCGCGGGTAACACCGTCTTCACCAACGTCGCCAAGACCGATGACGGCGACGTCTGGTGGGAAGGTCTGGAAGGCGACCCGCAGCACCTGATCGACTGGAAGGGTCACGATTGGGAAGCTGGGTCCCCGGAGAAGGCCGCCCACCCGAACTCGCGTTACTGCACCCCGATGTCGCAGTGCCCCACGTTGGCCCCGGAGTGGGATGACCCGCAGGGTGTGCCGATCTCGGCGATCCTGTTCGGCGGTCGCCGCAAGACCACGGTGCCGCTGGTGACCCAGGCGCGCGATTGGCAGCACGGTGTGTTCATCGGTGCCACGCTGGGCAGTGAGCAGACCGCGGCCGCCGAGGGCAAGGTCGGTACCGTGCGCCGCGATCCGATGGCGATGATTCCGTTCATCGGTTACAACGTCGGCGACTACATGCAGCACTGGATCGACATCGGTAAGAACTCCGACGAGTCCCAGTTGCCCAAGGTCTTCTTCGTCAACTGGTTCCGCCGCGGCGATGACGGTCGCTTCCTGTGGCCCGGGTTCGGCGAGAACAGCCGGGTGATGAAGTGGATCATCGAGCGGGTCGAGCAGAAGGCCGGCGGCAGAAGCACGCCGATCGGCATCGTGCCCACCGCCGAGGACCTGGACCTGTCCGGTCTGGATGTCGACGCCGTGGACGTGGACGCAGCGCTGGCGGTCATCCCCGATGAGTGGCGTGCTGAGTTGCCGCTGATCGACGAGTGGTTCGAGTTCGTCGGTGACCGGCTGCCGACGGGGATCAAGGACGAGTACGACGCGCTGAAAACGCGCCTGGCTGAAGCGGACTGA
- the fadD4 gene encoding fatty-acid--CoA ligase FadD4 gives MQIRQTAQSTPDKPAIIMYPSGTLVTFGELEARANRLAHHFRQAGLVEGDAVAILMENNAHMHAVMWAARRAGLYYVPINSHLAPAEAAYIIDNSNSKAIVGSAAMRKTLADLGEHLPGGLPGLLLMAADDGDAPLDGWQSYPECVAHHPDTPIDDEIEGDLLQYSSGTTGRPKGIKRALPHVPPSESPGLMAALVSFWMHPDAVYLSPAPLYHTAPSVWSMQTQAGGITTVIMEKFDAEGALDAIQKHRVTHGQFVPVMFTRMLKLPEQVRNSYDVSSLERVMHAAAPCPVEIKKQMIDWWGPIVDEYYASSEAHGSTLISAEEWLTHPGSVGRPLAGKLHIVGDEGTEVPAGQAGEIYFEGGFDFEYLNDPDKTAKSRHPLGWKTVGDLGYLDEDGYLYLTDRRHHMIISGGVNIYPQEAENMLVTHPLVMDAAVFGVPDDEMGQSVKGVVQTVDPADATEEFAEELIAWLRERMTHYKCPRSISFEAQLPRTDTGKLYKQSLVQKYSAV, from the coding sequence ATGCAGATCCGCCAGACCGCTCAGTCCACTCCGGACAAGCCCGCCATCATCATGTATCCGTCCGGGACGTTGGTTACCTTCGGCGAACTGGAAGCGCGGGCGAACCGGTTGGCGCACCACTTCCGGCAGGCCGGCCTCGTCGAGGGTGATGCCGTCGCGATCTTGATGGAGAACAACGCCCACATGCACGCCGTGATGTGGGCGGCACGCCGCGCCGGGCTCTACTACGTGCCGATCAACAGCCACCTCGCGCCGGCCGAAGCGGCCTACATCATCGACAACAGCAACTCCAAGGCGATCGTCGGGTCCGCGGCGATGCGCAAGACGCTGGCAGATCTCGGCGAGCACCTGCCGGGTGGGTTGCCCGGCCTGTTGTTGATGGCCGCGGACGACGGCGACGCCCCGCTGGACGGCTGGCAGAGTTATCCGGAATGTGTTGCCCACCATCCTGATACGCCCATCGACGACGAGATCGAAGGCGATCTGCTGCAGTATTCCTCGGGCACCACCGGACGGCCCAAGGGCATCAAGCGGGCGCTGCCGCACGTGCCGCCGTCGGAATCGCCCGGCCTGATGGCCGCGCTGGTGTCCTTCTGGATGCACCCGGACGCCGTTTACCTCAGCCCCGCGCCGCTGTACCACACGGCGCCGTCGGTGTGGTCGATGCAGACGCAGGCCGGGGGCATCACCACCGTCATCATGGAGAAGTTCGACGCCGAGGGTGCGCTGGACGCGATCCAGAAGCACCGCGTCACTCACGGTCAGTTCGTGCCGGTGATGTTCACCCGGATGCTCAAACTTCCTGAGCAGGTGCGCAATTCGTATGACGTGTCTAGCCTCGAGCGGGTGATGCACGCTGCAGCCCCGTGTCCGGTGGAGATCAAGAAGCAGATGATCGACTGGTGGGGACCCATCGTCGACGAGTATTACGCCTCCTCGGAAGCGCACGGCTCCACCTTGATCAGCGCCGAGGAGTGGCTCACCCATCCGGGTTCGGTTGGGCGGCCGCTGGCCGGAAAGCTCCACATCGTCGGCGACGAGGGTACGGAGGTCCCGGCGGGGCAGGCTGGCGAGATCTACTTCGAGGGTGGCTTCGACTTCGAATACCTCAACGATCCGGACAAGACCGCCAAATCGCGGCATCCGCTCGGCTGGAAAACGGTGGGGGACCTGGGCTATCTCGACGAGGACGGCTACCTCTACCTCACCGACCGCCGCCACCACATGATCATCTCCGGCGGGGTGAACATCTACCCGCAGGAAGCCGAGAACATGCTCGTCACTCACCCGTTGGTGATGGACGCAGCGGTGTTCGGCGTCCCGGATGACGAGATGGGCCAGAGCGTGAAGGGTGTGGTGCAGACCGTCGACCCTGCCGATGCCACCGAGGAATTCGCCGAGGAGCTGATTGCGTGGCTGCGGGAGCGGATGACGCATTACAAGTGCCCGCGTTCCATCTCCTTCGAGGCGCAGCTGCCACGCACTGACACCGGCAAGCTGTACAAACAGTCGCTGGTGCAGAAGTACTCGGCGGTGTGA
- a CDS encoding enoyl-CoA hydratase/isomerase family protein, with amino-acid sequence MQVLDLSEAPRPATGVVVATGDHTAANAEFWLEHATFTLTEAPTDDRRIVVVPSVSDTLTQLQERTQRWPQAAAVCDDVLRTVDTAAPALRGVITESLAYSTLQSGPEFACWLAARGPAAPVALADPVLVERDGDVLRVRFNRPQRHNAFSTDARAALLDALAVAQLDDSITGVVLSGNGNSFCSGGDLAEFGTFADPATAHLARTRHSPALALDELTHRLGAACRAEVHGQVLGSGLEMAAYCGQVTCAPDAVLGLPELALGLIPGAGGTVSITRRIGRWRTAYLVLTGHTIRPATALSWGLVDRVC; translated from the coding sequence TTGCAGGTTCTCGATCTCTCCGAAGCGCCGCGACCGGCGACCGGTGTCGTCGTCGCCACTGGTGACCACACCGCAGCGAACGCCGAATTCTGGTTGGAGCACGCCACTTTCACCCTGACTGAGGCACCGACCGACGACCGTCGCATCGTCGTCGTGCCTTCGGTGAGTGACACACTGACTCAGCTGCAGGAGCGGACCCAACGCTGGCCGCAGGCGGCAGCGGTGTGTGACGACGTGCTGCGCACCGTGGATACCGCGGCGCCTGCGCTACGCGGGGTCATCACCGAATCGCTGGCCTACTCGACCTTGCAGTCCGGGCCGGAGTTCGCGTGCTGGCTCGCCGCACGGGGTCCGGCCGCGCCGGTCGCACTTGCCGACCCGGTGCTCGTCGAGCGCGACGGTGATGTCCTGCGCGTGCGGTTCAACCGGCCGCAGCGGCACAACGCCTTCAGCACGGACGCCCGCGCCGCCCTGCTGGACGCGCTTGCCGTTGCCCAGCTGGACGATTCGATCACGGGCGTGGTGCTCTCGGGGAACGGGAACTCGTTCTGCAGCGGCGGTGACCTCGCTGAATTCGGCACCTTCGCCGACCCCGCCACTGCCCATCTGGCCCGCACCCGGCACAGCCCGGCATTGGCGCTCGACGAGCTCACCCATCGGCTGGGGGCGGCGTGTCGCGCCGAGGTGCATGGCCAGGTGCTCGGCAGTGGGCTCGAGATGGCGGCCTACTGCGGGCAGGTGACGTGTGCGCCCGACGCCGTGCTGGGGCTGCCGGAACTGGCGTTGGGGCTGATCCCCGGAGCGGGCGGCACGGTCAGCATCACCCGCCGCATCGGCCGCTGGCGTACGGCCTATCTGGTGCTGACGGGCCACACCATCCGCCCTGCGACGGCCCTGTCCTGGGGCCTCGTCGACCGTGTCTGCTAG
- a CDS encoding CoA transferase, with protein MSGLRIPEAVLTRAAQIAPDAAELITGRAALLGIAPQGRISAGGATRLFPADDGWCALTLSRSDDIAAVPALVESSAGEPWQAVQAWAARRTVEQVVGRAQLLGLPVAALGEADPAPPRVFGCGTAGPARAVAGLLVVDLTSMWAGPLCGRQLADAGATVVKVESPGRPDGTRAGQRAFFDWMNTGKLCYSVDFDDEALRRLLEVADVVLEGSRPAALSRRGLGPHDIPPRPGRVWLRITGHGTDGAHAERVAFGDDAAVAGGLVGWCEGEPGFVGDAIADPLSGLAATAAVLEAVGRGGGVLIEVSMAAVAATYAALPPTPAARIAATVPHPVAAAAASGADNAEVVRLVAERSCWSC; from the coding sequence ATGAGCGGGCTGCGGATACCGGAGGCAGTGCTGACGCGTGCGGCGCAGATTGCCCCTGATGCCGCCGAGCTCATCACCGGACGGGCGGCACTGCTCGGGATCGCGCCGCAGGGCCGGATCTCGGCGGGCGGGGCGACGCGACTGTTTCCGGCCGACGACGGTTGGTGTGCGCTGACACTGTCGCGGTCCGACGACATCGCCGCGGTGCCTGCTCTGGTTGAGTCCTCCGCCGGGGAGCCGTGGCAGGCCGTGCAGGCCTGGGCCGCTCGACGCACCGTCGAGCAGGTGGTCGGCCGCGCGCAGCTGCTCGGTTTACCGGTTGCGGCCCTGGGTGAAGCCGACCCGGCGCCGCCGCGGGTATTCGGTTGCGGCACAGCTGGACCCGCACGCGCCGTGGCCGGACTCCTGGTGGTCGACCTGACGTCGATGTGGGCGGGGCCGTTGTGCGGACGGCAGCTGGCGGATGCCGGTGCCACGGTGGTCAAGGTGGAAAGCCCCGGCCGCCCGGATGGCACCCGGGCAGGCCAGCGCGCCTTCTTCGACTGGATGAACACCGGAAAGCTCTGCTACAGCGTTGATTTCGATGATGAAGCACTGCGTAGACTGCTGGAGGTCGCTGATGTGGTGCTGGAGGGCTCCCGCCCCGCGGCATTGAGTCGCCGCGGGCTCGGCCCCCACGACATCCCGCCCCGCCCGGGCCGCGTGTGGCTGCGCATCACCGGTCACGGCACCGACGGCGCGCATGCCGAACGGGTGGCGTTCGGTGACGATGCGGCCGTCGCGGGCGGGCTGGTCGGTTGGTGCGAGGGCGAGCCGGGGTTCGTGGGTGACGCTATCGCCGACCCGCTTTCGGGGTTGGCCGCCACGGCGGCGGTGCTCGAGGCCGTGGGTCGTGGCGGCGGGGTGCTGATCGAGGTGTCGATGGCCGCGGTGGCGGCGACCTATGCGGCGCTGCCCCCCACCCCGGCAGCCAGGATCGCGGCGACGGTCCCGCACCCGGTTGCTGCGGCCGCCGCATCAGGCGCGGACAACGCCGAGGTGGTGCGATTGGTAGCCGAAAGATCGTGTTGGTCATGCTGA